A genomic window from Variovorax paradoxus includes:
- a CDS encoding sugar ABC transporter substrate-binding protein, with protein MPRSSSRTILAIAAMSLAAVTASTAAFAADQPIIGLVTKTETNPFFVKMKEGAQEEAKKQGAKLLSGAGKADGDNAGQITAMENMIAAGAKTILITPSDAKAIVPAIKKARDKGVMVIALDSPADPPDATDALFATNNYTAGVLIGEYAKAAMAGKPAKIIALDLLPGHPVGAQRHNGFMKGFGLPANEAKSNELSKAPEIVCMADSYGDQAKAQTAMENCLQKAPDVNLVYTINEPAAAGAYNALKRAGKEKGVLIVSVDGGCQGIKDTNAGIIAATSQQYPLKMAAMGVAAGVEFAKTGKKASGYVDTGVTLIAGKSVAGVDSKDTKTGAELCWGKK; from the coding sequence ATGCCCCGCAGCAGCTCCCGCACCATCCTGGCCATTGCGGCCATGTCCCTCGCCGCAGTGACCGCATCCACCGCCGCATTCGCCGCCGACCAACCCATCATCGGCCTGGTCACCAAGACCGAAACCAACCCCTTCTTCGTCAAGATGAAGGAAGGCGCGCAGGAAGAGGCCAAGAAGCAGGGCGCCAAGCTGCTTTCCGGCGCGGGCAAGGCCGACGGCGACAACGCGGGCCAGATCACGGCGATGGAAAACATGATCGCGGCCGGCGCCAAGACCATCCTGATCACGCCTAGCGACGCGAAAGCCATCGTGCCGGCGATCAAGAAGGCGCGCGACAAGGGCGTGATGGTGATCGCGCTCGACAGCCCGGCCGATCCGCCGGACGCGACCGACGCGCTGTTCGCCACCAACAACTACACGGCCGGCGTGCTGATCGGCGAATACGCCAAGGCCGCGATGGCCGGCAAGCCCGCGAAGATCATCGCGCTCGACCTGTTGCCGGGTCACCCGGTGGGTGCGCAGCGCCACAACGGCTTCATGAAGGGCTTCGGGCTGCCGGCCAACGAGGCGAAGTCGAACGAGCTGTCGAAGGCGCCCGAGATCGTCTGCATGGCCGACAGCTACGGCGACCAGGCCAAGGCGCAGACGGCGATGGAAAACTGCCTGCAGAAGGCGCCTGACGTGAACCTGGTCTACACGATCAACGAGCCCGCCGCGGCCGGTGCCTACAACGCGCTGAAGCGCGCAGGCAAGGAGAAGGGCGTGCTGATCGTCTCGGTCGACGGCGGCTGCCAGGGCATCAAGGACACCAACGCCGGCATCATTGCCGCGACCTCGCAGCAGTACCCGCTGAAGATGGCCGCGATGGGCGTGGCCGCGGGCGTCGAATTCGCCAAGACGGGCAAGAAGGCCTCGGGCTATGTCGACACGGGCGTGACGCTGATCGCCGGCAAGAGCGTGGCGGGCGTCGACAGCAAGGACACCAAAACTGGCGCCGAGCTGTGCTGGGGCAAGAAGTAA
- a CDS encoding ABC transporter permease, which translates to MAKSATHHIPWGALGPWLALLGACIFFATQSDRFLTGGNLSLILQQVMVVGVIAIGQTLVILTAGIDLSCGMVMALGSIIMSKFATELGLPVPVAILCGIGVTTLFGLLNGLLVTRIKLPPFIVTLGTLNIAFAITQLYSSSQTITDLPGGLTGLGTTFTIGSAEVAWGSVLMVVLYALTWFVLRETAAGRHIYAVGNNAEATRLVGIPTQRVLLGVYVAAGVLYGIASLLSVARTGVGDPNAGQTENLDAITAVVLGGTSLFGGRGIVLGSLIGVLIVGVFRNGLTLMGVSSIYQVLVTGVLVILAVAADQLSRRGAR; encoded by the coding sequence ATGGCGAAATCTGCGACGCACCACATTCCGTGGGGCGCCTTGGGGCCGTGGCTGGCCCTTCTTGGCGCGTGCATCTTCTTTGCAACCCAGTCCGACCGTTTTCTCACGGGCGGCAATCTCTCGCTGATCCTGCAGCAGGTGATGGTGGTCGGCGTGATCGCCATCGGCCAGACGCTGGTGATCCTCACGGCGGGCATCGACCTGTCGTGCGGCATGGTGATGGCGCTGGGCAGCATCATCATGAGCAAGTTCGCCACTGAGCTCGGGCTGCCCGTGCCGGTGGCCATCCTGTGCGGCATTGGCGTGACGACGCTGTTCGGCCTGCTCAACGGGCTGCTGGTCACGCGCATCAAGCTGCCGCCCTTCATCGTGACGCTGGGCACGCTGAACATTGCCTTCGCGATCACGCAGCTGTACTCGTCCTCGCAGACCATCACCGACCTGCCCGGCGGCCTCACGGGCCTGGGCACCACTTTCACCATCGGCAGCGCCGAGGTGGCGTGGGGTTCGGTGCTGATGGTGGTGCTCTATGCGCTCACGTGGTTCGTGCTGCGCGAGACGGCGGCGGGCCGGCATATCTACGCGGTGGGCAACAACGCGGAGGCCACGCGGCTGGTCGGCATTCCGACGCAGCGCGTGCTGCTGGGCGTGTACGTGGCGGCGGGTGTGCTGTACGGCATCGCCTCGCTGCTGTCGGTGGCGCGCACCGGCGTGGGCGACCCGAACGCGGGGCAGACCGAGAACCTTGACGCCATCACGGCCGTGGTGCTCGGCGGCACCAGCCTGTTCGGCGGGCGCGGCATCGTGCTGGGCTCGCTGATCGGCGTGCTCATCGTGGGCGTGTTCCGCAACGGGCTCACGCTGATGGGCGTGTCGTCGATCTACCAGGTGCTGGTGACGGGCGTGCTCGTGATTCTTGCGGTGGCGGCCGACCAGCTGTCGCGCCGGGGAGCCCGCTGA
- a CDS encoding ATP-binding cassette domain-containing protein has product MNTVTNPKIVMQAKGLVKRYGQVTALDGVDFELREGEILAVIGDNGAGKSSLIKALSGAVVPDEGQILLDGQPVHFRNPLDARRAGIETVYQDLAVAPAMTIYENLFLGRELRRPGFLGSVLRMLDKKQMLLESTARMADLKVGIQSMTQAVETLSGGQRQCVAVARSAAFARHVVIMDEPTAALGVKEGNMVLELIRRVRDRGLPVVLISHNMPHVFEVADRIHVARLGKRAAVLDPKKISMSDTVAVMTGAMTADQLPAEAHA; this is encoded by the coding sequence ATGAACACCGTCACCAACCCCAAGATCGTCATGCAGGCCAAGGGCCTGGTGAAGCGCTATGGCCAGGTTACGGCGCTCGACGGTGTCGACTTCGAGCTGCGCGAAGGAGAAATCCTCGCGGTGATCGGCGACAACGGCGCGGGCAAGTCGTCGCTCATCAAGGCGCTGTCGGGCGCGGTGGTGCCCGACGAGGGGCAGATCCTGCTCGACGGCCAGCCGGTGCACTTTCGCAATCCGCTGGATGCGCGCCGCGCGGGCATCGAGACGGTCTATCAAGACCTGGCCGTGGCCCCGGCCATGACCATCTACGAGAACCTGTTCCTCGGCCGCGAGTTGCGCCGCCCCGGCTTCCTGGGCAGCGTGCTGCGCATGCTCGACAAGAAGCAGATGCTGCTCGAAAGCACGGCCCGCATGGCCGACCTGAAGGTCGGCATCCAGTCGATGACGCAGGCGGTCGAAACACTCTCGGGCGGCCAGCGCCAGTGCGTTGCCGTGGCGCGCAGCGCGGCCTTCGCGCGGCACGTGGTCATCATGGACGAGCCCACCGCCGCGCTGGGCGTGAAGGAGGGCAACATGGTGCTGGAGCTGATCCGCCGCGTGCGCGACCGCGGCCTGCCCGTGGTGCTCATCAGCCACAACATGCCGCACGTGTTCGAGGTGGCTGACCGCATTCACGTGGCGCGGCTCGGCAAGCGCGCGGCGGTGCTAGACCCGAAGAAGATCAGCATGAGCGACACGGTCGCCGTGATGACCGGCGCGATGACGGCCGACCAGTTGCCCGCGGAGGCGCATGCCTGA
- a CDS encoding ROK family transcriptional regulator → MPDADTPARTPDLLRPRGSNQVGMRQFNERTVLQALRVHTSLPKADLARLTGLSAQTIGLITARLEEDGLIVKQSRVRGRIGQPSVPLALNPDGAFAIGIKVGRRGAEWLLIDFTTQVRERHAISYDFPDVDELLPVITQHMHRLRDGLGSLAVRNVGAGLAAPFQLGGWHRTLGLSKAQSDLWNQMDLAAEVRARTDVPVSFARDTVAACVAELVGGRGHDLKSFLYIFVDTFVGGGLVINSHLHTGAHGNAGALASLPMQPPGSRGALPPQLVAQASLWELEQRLIGEGLDAMAAYDDRALQPPYAATTQAWLESASQALAHAIVSGTAMLDLPDVVVDGSMSRPLLQALLDQTRAALDRCNWEGLWQPRLHGGKAGAQACALGGAMLPLHANFAPDHDVFLKAG, encoded by the coding sequence ATGCCTGATGCGGACACACCTGCACGCACGCCCGACCTGTTGCGGCCCCGCGGCTCTAACCAGGTCGGCATGCGCCAGTTCAACGAGCGCACGGTGCTGCAGGCATTGCGCGTTCACACCAGCCTGCCCAAGGCCGACCTCGCGCGGCTGACCGGGCTCAGCGCGCAGACCATCGGGCTCATCACCGCGCGGCTGGAAGAAGACGGGCTTATCGTCAAGCAAAGCCGCGTGCGCGGGCGCATCGGGCAGCCTTCGGTGCCGCTGGCGCTGAACCCCGACGGCGCCTTTGCCATCGGGATCAAGGTCGGCCGGCGCGGTGCCGAATGGCTGCTGATCGACTTCACCACGCAGGTGCGCGAGCGCCATGCCATCAGCTACGACTTTCCCGACGTGGACGAGCTGCTGCCCGTCATCACGCAGCACATGCACCGGCTGCGCGACGGGCTGGGGTCGCTGGCGGTGCGCAACGTTGGGGCGGGGCTGGCAGCGCCATTCCAGCTCGGGGGCTGGCACCGCACGCTGGGCCTGTCGAAGGCGCAGTCAGACCTGTGGAACCAGATGGACCTGGCCGCTGAGGTGCGTGCGCGCACCGACGTGCCGGTGAGCTTCGCGCGCGACACGGTGGCCGCCTGCGTGGCCGAGCTGGTGGGCGGGCGGGGGCACGACCTGAAGAGCTTCCTGTACATCTTCGTAGACACCTTCGTGGGGGGCGGGCTGGTCATCAACTCGCATCTGCACACCGGTGCGCACGGCAATGCGGGCGCGCTCGCTTCACTGCCGATGCAGCCACCGGGCAGTCGCGGCGCACTGCCGCCCCAGCTGGTTGCGCAAGCGTCGCTCTGGGAGCTGGAGCAGCGCCTGATAGGCGAGGGCCTCGACGCCATGGCCGCGTATGACGACCGCGCCTTGCAGCCGCCCTATGCCGCGACGACGCAGGCCTGGCTGGAAAGCGCATCGCAGGCGCTGGCGCACGCCATCGTGAGCGGCACCGCCATGCTCGACCTGCCCGACGTGGTGGTGGACGGCTCGATGTCGCGCCCGCTGCTGCAGGCGCTGCTGGACCAGACCCGCGCCGCGCTGGACCGGTGCAACTGGGAAGGCCTGTGGCAGCCGCGGCTGCATGGCGGCAAGGCGGGGGCGCAGGCCTGTGCGCTGGGTGGCGCGATGCTGCCGCTGCACGCCAACTTCGCGCCGGACCACGACGTGTTCCTGAAGGCAGGTTGA
- a CDS encoding DUF2846 domain-containing protein, translating into MKINHKSSIVVLSALLMTGCASVNMASKEESDKAKQFSAPATGKSGLYVYRNSFVGKALKKDIWVNGKCLGESASDVFFYTQVDGGKKNKIETESEFSPNSLEVFMDAGKNYFVRQFIKMGAFVGGADLEQIPEEQGKADVAKLGLAQPGKCSK; encoded by the coding sequence ATGAAGATCAATCACAAGAGCAGCATCGTTGTCCTGTCGGCGCTGCTGATGACAGGATGCGCCTCCGTCAATATGGCCAGCAAGGAGGAGAGCGACAAGGCCAAGCAGTTCAGCGCCCCGGCCACCGGGAAATCCGGCCTTTATGTCTATCGCAACAGCTTCGTCGGGAAGGCTTTGAAGAAGGACATCTGGGTCAACGGCAAATGCCTGGGCGAGAGTGCATCCGACGTGTTCTTCTACACGCAGGTCGACGGCGGCAAGAAGAACAAGATCGAAACGGAATCGGAGTTCTCGCCCAATTCCCTGGAGGTATTCATGGATGCCGGCAAGAACTACTTCGTCCGGCAGTTCATCAAGATGGGAGCTTTCGTGGGCGGCGCCGACCTGGAGCAGATTCCGGAAGAGCAAGGCAAGGCCGATGTAGCCAAACTCGGCCTGGCGCAGCCGGGCAAGTGCAGCAAGTAA
- a CDS encoding DUF6194 family protein, producing MNTGKIALMTEDAITEHFIDLLAGGHFQVADDNTFFFHNSDNKFPFATLVTKDSEFDNASNLDRPGVFRLNIGVGKETFHALFGKTDTTAIDYTALDRLMPHPVYGKMYWVSVINPSDRTFETMKPLIAEAHSLVAARDKNK from the coding sequence ATGAACACAGGCAAGATCGCGCTCATGACCGAAGACGCCATCACCGAACACTTCATCGACCTGCTGGCCGGCGGCCACTTCCAGGTTGCCGACGACAACACCTTCTTCTTCCACAACTCGGACAACAAGTTTCCCTTTGCCACCCTCGTGACGAAGGACAGCGAGTTCGACAACGCCTCGAATCTGGACCGCCCCGGCGTATTCCGCCTGAACATCGGCGTGGGCAAGGAGACCTTCCACGCGCTGTTCGGCAAGACGGACACCACCGCCATCGACTACACCGCGCTCGACAGGCTGATGCCACATCCTGTGTACGGGAAGATGTACTGGGTCAGTGTGATCAACCCGAGCGACAGGACATTCGAGACGATGAAGCCGCTGATCGCAGAGGCCCACAGCCTCGTGGCCGCAAGAGACAAGAACAAATAG
- a CDS encoding Bug family tripartite tricarboxylate transporter substrate binding protein: MFTPPTRRHALRALCALLMPFSVRAMAANDPSENAADCVIPAKAGGGFALTCALARDALQAVRPARPPLTQRYLPGGIGAVAFDRVATGKLGGPGTLVAFSSGSLLNLAQGRFGPHSPSAVRWIATLGTDYGVIAVHRDSPYKRLQDLVAALRQDPSRIAFGAGGTVGSQDWVKAALLVRAAGRDHKAMRFVSFEGGGDALSALQGKHVDVFPGDAAEALQAIAGGAAVRLLAVLSDKRLGGALTGVPTAREQSVDLVWPTVRGLYLSSDVPEAAVRAWTTAWREASAAPAYAALRERHGLYPFDLTGPALDDYVQAQIKTYRQLADELGLRRWPS, encoded by the coding sequence ATGTTCACGCCCCCCACCCGCCGCCATGCACTTCGCGCGTTGTGCGCGTTGCTGATGCCTTTCAGCGTGCGTGCGATGGCCGCCAACGATCCCTCCGAAAACGCCGCCGACTGCGTGATCCCCGCCAAGGCCGGCGGCGGCTTCGCGCTGACCTGCGCGCTGGCGCGCGACGCGTTGCAGGCCGTGCGGCCCGCGCGGCCGCCGCTCACCCAGCGCTACCTGCCGGGCGGCATTGGCGCCGTGGCTTTCGACCGCGTCGCCACAGGCAAGCTCGGCGGCCCGGGCACGCTGGTGGCGTTTTCCAGCGGCTCGCTGCTCAACCTCGCGCAAGGCCGCTTCGGCCCGCATTCGCCCTCGGCCGTGCGCTGGATCGCCACGCTGGGCACCGACTACGGCGTAATCGCCGTGCATCGCGACTCGCCCTACAAGCGCCTGCAGGACCTGGTCGCCGCGCTGCGGCAAGACCCGTCGCGCATCGCCTTCGGCGCGGGCGGCACGGTCGGCAGCCAGGACTGGGTGAAGGCCGCACTGCTGGTGCGCGCGGCGGGGCGCGATCACAAGGCCATGCGCTTCGTGTCGTTCGAGGGCGGCGGAGATGCATTGAGCGCATTGCAGGGCAAGCACGTCGACGTGTTCCCCGGCGATGCAGCCGAAGCCCTGCAGGCCATTGCGGGCGGCGCGGCGGTGCGCCTGCTGGCCGTGCTGTCCGACAAGCGGCTGGGGGGGGCGCTCACCGGCGTGCCGACCGCACGCGAGCAAAGCGTGGACCTGGTGTGGCCGACCGTTCGCGGCCTCTACCTGAGCTCAGACGTGCCCGAGGCCGCCGTGCGCGCATGGACCACCGCCTGGCGCGAAGCAAGCGCTGCGCCCGCCTACGCTGCCTTGCGCGAGCGACATGGGCTCTACCCCTTCGACCTGACCGGCCCCGCGCTCGACGACTACGTGCAGGCGCAGATCAAGACTTACCGCCAACTCGCAGACGAACTGGGCCTTCGGCGCTGGCCCTCCTGA
- a CDS encoding sensor histidine kinase, protein MRVTQGIVNRLRRASLWQRLALLLFPALLVVTGLELWMTRHDALAAANAAYDRSLLGALKSIDANISTASGGLSVELPYTMFEFFELTASGQVFFRVSTSDGLVELGSADLPAPPTELAMGVPAFYDATYFGEAVRLAAYRRDLDRAPAGSTGRSVLIQVGESTRSRQEFSARFVRSAALRDGLVLAMLLCGTALALAAALRPLSRLAREVGSRTPDDLTRIAETDLPAEVRPLVAAVNQQMSRTQDLVTQQRRFLDDASHQLRTHLTTLQMQADYARREQDPTQVQVALDALGTEIGRATRSAQQLLALGRSDTVSVEPAEFDLAGLLREVAVDLLPLARAKRIDLGIHSPTPEFLAVADRGLMREALGNLVSNAITYTPAEGTITLFAAGDAAGWSLNVEDNGPGLGDEERAALGQRFRRGARAGKGGFGLGLAIARSIAQRHRGELRLEAREAGPGLHAIIWWPRPAAI, encoded by the coding sequence GTGCGCGTGACGCAGGGCATCGTCAACCGCCTGCGCCGTGCCAGCCTTTGGCAGCGGCTCGCACTGCTGCTGTTCCCAGCCCTGCTGGTCGTGACAGGCCTCGAGCTGTGGATGACGCGGCACGACGCGCTGGCCGCCGCCAACGCGGCCTACGACCGCTCGCTGCTGGGCGCGCTCAAGTCCATCGACGCCAACATCTCGACAGCCTCGGGTGGCCTGTCGGTCGAGCTGCCGTACACGATGTTCGAGTTCTTCGAGCTGACGGCGAGCGGCCAGGTGTTCTTTCGCGTGTCCACGTCTGACGGGCTGGTGGAGCTCGGCAGCGCCGACCTGCCCGCGCCGCCCACCGAACTGGCGATGGGCGTGCCGGCCTTCTACGACGCCACCTACTTCGGCGAAGCAGTGCGGCTCGCGGCCTACCGCCGCGATCTCGACCGCGCGCCGGCCGGCAGCACCGGGCGCAGTGTGCTGATCCAGGTGGGAGAAAGCACACGCTCGCGGCAGGAGTTCAGCGCGCGCTTCGTGCGCAGCGCGGCATTGCGCGACGGGCTGGTGCTGGCGATGCTGCTGTGCGGCACCGCCCTGGCGCTGGCGGCGGCGCTGCGGCCGTTGTCGCGGCTGGCGCGCGAAGTGGGCTCGCGCACGCCCGACGACCTCACGCGCATCGCCGAGACCGACCTGCCTGCCGAGGTTCGCCCGCTGGTGGCCGCGGTCAACCAGCAGATGTCGCGCACGCAAGACCTCGTGACGCAGCAGCGCCGGTTTCTGGATGACGCCTCGCACCAGCTGCGCACCCACCTCACCACGCTGCAGATGCAGGCCGACTACGCACGGCGCGAGCAAGACCCGACGCAAGTACAAGTGGCACTAGACGCGCTGGGTACCGAGATCGGCCGCGCGACGCGCAGCGCACAGCAGCTGCTGGCGCTGGGCCGCAGCGACACGGTGTCGGTGGAGCCCGCCGAGTTCGACCTTGCAGGCTTGCTACGAGAAGTGGCGGTCGACCTGCTGCCGCTGGCACGCGCCAAGCGTATCGACCTGGGCATTCATTCGCCCACGCCGGAGTTCCTTGCCGTGGCAGACCGGGGGCTCATGCGCGAGGCGCTGGGCAACCTTGTGAGCAACGCGATCACCTACACGCCGGCCGAAGGCACGATCACGCTCTTTGCCGCGGGCGACGCGGCGGGCTGGAGCCTCAACGTCGAGGACAACGGCCCCGGTCTCGGCGACGAGGAACGCGCCGCGCTGGGCCAGCGCTTCCGGCGCGGCGCGCGCGCCGGCAAGGGCGGCTTCGGGCTCGGGCTGGCCATTGCGCGCTCCATTGCGCAGCGGCACCGGGGCGAACTGCGGCTCGAAGCGCGCGAGGCCGGCCCGGGGCTGCATGCGATCATCTGGTGGCCTCGCCCGGCCGCCATCTGA
- a CDS encoding response regulator, which translates to MRILLAEDEHTLGTWLCKALEHAGIQVEWVDDGRLADRALQQRDHDALVLDLGLPGLDGHTVLQRLRERDQRLPALILTARDSLNERVASLNAGADDFLAKPFALAELEARLHALVRRARGVEHPRLACGPLVYDGARRHFTLNGEALALSPRELAVLRVLVQRSGEPLSKQQILERVFSDDEEVHPEAVEVFVYRLRKRLDGTGVRIVTLRGLGYVLEAD; encoded by the coding sequence ATGCGCATCCTGCTGGCCGAAGACGAACACACCCTGGGCACCTGGCTCTGCAAGGCACTGGAACATGCGGGCATCCAGGTCGAATGGGTGGACGACGGGCGCCTGGCCGACCGGGCGCTGCAGCAGCGCGACCACGATGCGCTGGTGCTCGACCTGGGCCTACCCGGGCTCGACGGGCACACGGTGCTGCAACGGCTGCGCGAGCGCGACCAGCGCTTGCCAGCGCTGATCCTCACGGCGCGCGACTCGCTGAACGAGCGTGTGGCTTCGCTCAACGCGGGCGCCGACGACTTCCTCGCCAAGCCCTTTGCGCTGGCCGAGCTCGAAGCGCGCCTGCATGCGCTGGTGCGCCGCGCGCGTGGCGTGGAGCATCCGCGGCTGGCCTGCGGCCCGCTGGTGTACGACGGCGCGCGCCGGCACTTCACGCTGAACGGCGAGGCGCTGGCGCTCTCGCCGCGCGAACTGGCGGTGCTGCGCGTGCTGGTGCAGCGCAGCGGCGAGCCGCTGTCGAAGCAGCAGATCCTCGAGCGCGTGTTCTCCGACGATGAAGAGGTGCACCCCGAGGCGGTGGAGGTTTTCGTCTACCGGCTGCGCAAGCGGCTCGACGGCACCGGGGTTCGCATCGTCACGTTGCGCGGGCTCGGCTATGTACTGGAAGCAGACTGA
- a CDS encoding Bug family tripartite tricarboxylate transporter substrate binding protein — protein MSDFFSPNDARLNRRHWLQAGGALTLGGLLPSLASAQDTWPSKSIRFVVPFAPGGSSEIVARSTAAELSRTLGQSVFVDNKPGAAGNIAMSEVARSTDQHTIILGHIGTLAVNPYIFAKLPYDANKDFKPVSLLAKVPSLYVVHPDVPAKNLKEFIAYAKSKPGKLSYGSAGNGSAGHLAFEYLKMTADVFMLHVPYRGTGPMVTDLLSGRLDASAIGAAAIIPFIKAGKVRCIATGSAKRLPQLPDVPTVAEQGFPGFEMTQWYGMLAPANITPANLAKLSAETMKAVKSPDSMQRLTADAAEAVGGTPEQFAQFIAAEQTRWQKVIARANIKPD, from the coding sequence ATGTCCGACTTCTTTTCCCCGAACGACGCCCGCCTGAACCGCCGCCACTGGCTGCAGGCTGGCGGCGCCCTCACCCTCGGCGGGCTGCTGCCCTCGCTGGCCTCCGCCCAGGACACCTGGCCCAGCAAGTCGATCCGCTTCGTCGTGCCCTTCGCCCCTGGCGGCAGCTCCGAGATCGTCGCGCGCTCGACCGCCGCCGAGCTCTCGCGCACGCTGGGCCAGAGCGTGTTCGTCGACAACAAGCCAGGCGCGGCCGGCAATATCGCGATGAGCGAAGTGGCGCGCAGCACCGACCAGCACACGATCATCCTCGGGCACATCGGCACGCTGGCGGTCAACCCGTACATCTTTGCCAAGCTGCCCTACGACGCGAACAAGGACTTCAAGCCCGTGAGCCTGCTGGCCAAGGTGCCCAGCCTCTACGTGGTGCACCCCGACGTGCCGGCGAAGAACCTCAAGGAATTCATCGCGTATGCCAAGTCGAAGCCGGGCAAGCTCAGCTACGGTTCGGCGGGCAACGGCAGCGCGGGCCACCTGGCCTTCGAGTACCTGAAGATGACGGCCGATGTGTTCATGCTTCACGTGCCCTACCGCGGCACCGGCCCGATGGTGACCGACCTGCTCTCGGGCCGGCTCGACGCCTCGGCCATCGGCGCGGCAGCGATCATTCCGTTCATCAAGGCGGGCAAGGTGCGCTGCATCGCGACCGGCTCGGCCAAGCGCCTGCCGCAGTTGCCCGATGTGCCGACCGTGGCCGAACAGGGCTTCCCGGGCTTCGAGATGACTCAGTGGTACGGCATGCTCGCGCCGGCGAACATCACGCCTGCCAACCTGGCCAAGCTTTCGGCCGAGACGATGAAGGCCGTGAAGTCGCCCGACTCGATGCAGCGCCTGACGGCCGACGCGGCCGAGGCCGTCGGCGGCACGCCGGAGCAGTTCGCGCAGTTCATCGCTGCCGAGCAAACCCGTTGGCAGAAGGTCATCGCAAGGGCAAACATCAAGCCCGACTGA
- a CDS encoding IclR family transcriptional regulator domain-containing protein, whose product MSKDSKDDPAPPPGLDKRDWIAGLERGVSIIEAFDDANPRLTASQAGQRTNMTRTAARRYLLTLQHMGYVASDGKLFWLTPRVLRLGQSYLESARLPRVVQPFLQRVAAGTNEIAYLSVMDGDEVVYIARNGPNRSMSTGYVLGARVPAQVTASGMLMLALRSDAELSEWLTTRQLTVFTSHTIASMERMKLELARIRAQGWALSEQQLDLNSRGIAVPLRDRHGTLVGALNITMPMGHESSEDAVARVLPVLRETAQAMRNLI is encoded by the coding sequence ATGAGCAAGGACAGCAAGGACGACCCGGCGCCGCCCCCCGGCCTGGACAAGCGCGACTGGATCGCCGGCCTGGAGCGCGGTGTGAGCATCATCGAAGCCTTCGACGACGCCAACCCGCGCCTCACCGCCAGCCAGGCCGGCCAGCGCACGAACATGACCCGCACCGCCGCGCGGCGCTATCTGCTGACCTTGCAACACATGGGCTATGTGGCGAGCGACGGCAAGCTCTTCTGGCTCACGCCGCGCGTGCTGCGGCTGGGCCAGTCGTACCTGGAGTCGGCCCGGCTGCCGCGCGTGGTGCAGCCCTTTCTGCAGCGGGTGGCGGCGGGCACCAACGAGATCGCGTACCTCAGCGTGATGGACGGCGACGAGGTGGTCTACATCGCGCGCAACGGCCCCAACCGCAGCATGAGCACCGGCTATGTGCTCGGCGCGCGCGTGCCGGCGCAGGTCACGGCCTCGGGCATGCTGATGCTGGCGCTGCGCAGCGACGCCGAGCTGAGCGAATGGCTCACTACCCGGCAGCTGACGGTTTTCACTTCGCACACCATCGCGAGCATGGAGCGCATGAAGCTCGAGCTCGCGCGTATCCGGGCGCAGGGCTGGGCGCTGTCGGAGCAGCAGCTCGACCTGAACTCACGCGGCATTGCGGTGCCGCTGCGCGACCGGCACGGCACGCTGGTGGGCGCGCTGAACATCACGATGCCGATGGGGCACGAGAGCTCGGAAGATGCGGTTGCTCGGGTACTGCCTGTGCTGCGGGAGACGGCGCAGGCGATGCGCAATCTGATCTGA